A part of Rhopalosiphum maidis isolate BTI-1 chromosome 3, ASM367621v3, whole genome shotgun sequence genomic DNA contains:
- the LOC113557541 gene encoding uncharacterized protein LOC113557541: MTFTRSCSTILFDYNISGLTIERVNNLIDLGFKLSSTFSPRPHIAMITSRAFKVLGFIMRLSKDFKMSKSLKLLYCALVRPILEYGSVVWDPYTVSDINQLERVQFRFLRFCCFVLGIPHLAHDYTNIVLGLPTLAERRRTLNLKFIRGLITNHIDSPCLLSQINFKVPSHVSRSHVTFHIPTANTNYLKNEPLRRIMSLANEDPSFDDNLF, translated from the coding sequence ATGACGTTTACTCGTTCCTGTTCTACTATCCTTTTTGACTACAATATCTCTGGTCTGACAATTGAACGAGTTAATAATCTAATTGATCTGGGCTTTAAACTATCTAGTACCTTTAGTCCAAGACCTCATATTGCGATGATTACTAGTAgagcatttaaagttttaggGTTTATTATGCGTCTatctaaagattttaaaatgtcaaaatcgttaaaattactatattgcGCTTTAGTACGTCCTATTTTAGAGTACGGGTCGGTTGTCTGGGATCCTTACACTGTTTCTGATATTAATCAACTCGAACGTGTtcaatttagatttttgagattttgttgttttgtgTTAGGCATTCCCCATTTAGCTCATGATTATACCAATATCGTACTTGGCCTACCTACTCTTGCTGAACGAAGaagaactttaaatttaaaatttattcgtGGTCTTATTACTAACCATATTGATTCCCCTTGCTTGCTTTCCCAAATTAACTTCAAAGTCCCTTCGCATGTATCTCGTTCTCATGTGACCTTCCATATTCCTACCGCCAACACTAATTATCTGAAAAATGAGCCTTTAAGACGAATTATGTCACTTGCCAATGAGGACCCCtcttttgatgataatttgttCTAA